Proteins encoded together in one Kitasatospora albolonga window:
- a CDS encoding 2-oxoacid:ferredoxin oxidoreductase subunit beta translates to MPDTEELQHNELLQLVPKAEAKQSMKDFKSDQEVRWCPGCGDYAVLAAVQGFMPELGLAKENIAFVSGIGCSSRFPYYMNTYGMHSIHGRAPSIATGLATSRRDLSVWVVTGDGDALSIGGNHLIHALRRNVNLKILLFNNRIYGLTKGQYSPTSELGKITKSTPMGSLDAPFNPVSLAIGAEATFVARTVDSDRKHLTSVLRAAAEHPGTALVEIYQNCNIFNDGAFEVLKDKEQAAEAVIRLEHGQPILFGADGSKGVVRNQTTGDLEVVAVTDDNRSQVLVHDAHADSPTTAFALSRLADADTLHHTPIGVLRSVERPVYDTLMSDQVDAAVQRDGKGDLGALLAGSDTWTVIG, encoded by the coding sequence ATGCCTGACACCGAGGAACTGCAGCACAACGAACTGCTGCAGCTGGTGCCCAAGGCCGAGGCGAAACAGTCCATGAAGGACTTCAAATCCGACCAGGAAGTGCGCTGGTGCCCCGGCTGCGGTGACTACGCCGTCCTCGCCGCGGTGCAGGGCTTCATGCCGGAGCTGGGCCTCGCGAAGGAGAACATCGCCTTCGTCTCCGGTATCGGCTGCTCCTCCCGTTTCCCGTACTACATGAACACGTACGGGATGCACTCCATCCACGGCCGCGCCCCCTCCATCGCCACCGGGCTCGCCACCTCCCGCCGCGATCTGTCGGTCTGGGTGGTCACCGGGGACGGCGACGCGCTCTCCATCGGCGGCAACCACCTCATCCATGCCCTGCGCCGCAACGTCAACCTGAAGATCCTCCTCTTCAACAACCGGATCTACGGGCTGACCAAGGGCCAGTACAGCCCCACGTCCGAGCTCGGCAAGATCACCAAGTCGACGCCGATGGGTTCGCTCGACGCGCCCTTCAACCCGGTCTCCCTGGCCATCGGCGCGGAGGCCACGTTCGTGGCGCGGACGGTCGACTCCGACCGCAAGCACCTCACCAGCGTGCTGCGCGCGGCGGCGGAGCACCCGGGCACGGCGCTGGTGGAGATCTACCAGAACTGCAACATCTTCAACGACGGCGCCTTCGAGGTCCTCAAGGACAAGGAGCAGGCCGCCGAGGCCGTCATCCGCCTCGAACACGGGCAGCCGATCCTCTTCGGAGCCGACGGCTCCAAGGGCGTCGTCCGCAATCAGACCACCGGTGATCTGGAAGTCGTCGCCGTCACCGACGACAACCGCTCCCAGGTCCTCGTCCACGACGCCCACGCGGACTCCCCCACCACGGCGTTCGCGCTGTCGCGGCTGGCCGACGCCGACACCCTGCACCACACCCCCATCGGGGTGCTGCGCAGCGTCGAGCGGCCCGTCTACGACACCCTGATGTCCGACCAGGTGGACGCCGCCGTGCAGCGCGACGGCAAGGGGGACCTCGGCGCACTCCTCGCCGGGTCCGACACCTGGACCGTCATCGGCTGA
- a CDS encoding histidine kinase — translation MATAYGPDTRDHRESGMRDHTGQYPGSRGQSPGDHFLPAVLRAPLEARSWRELLYAVLSLPLATVMFVFSVTMTSMSAGLLITFVGVPLLAVGLAVCRGFGAMERARARGLLKLDVAEPARVRGKTGSPMSWMSAVLKSGVSWRHLLYTLLHFPWAVFTFSVSVVFWGYGLMALTYPLWHWIFPVFVGTDGIQLYGDRTHTQYLDSPLELAATGAVGLVLVLVAPWIVQGLVSVDRLMVSGLLGPSSLSARVTELESDRGVVVDTAAADLRRIERDLHDGAQARLVALAMDLGLAKEKLADDPEVAARMVEEAHGEVKVALQELRDLARGIHPAVLTDRGLDAALSAIASRCTVPVTVEVDLDARPAQAIEGIAYFTVSELLQNVSKHAGATRATVDVWRTADRLMLQVTDNGRGGAAVSAGSGLAGLTERLDAVDGVLVVDSPAGGPTTVTAELPWRG, via the coding sequence ATGGCCACGGCATACGGACCGGACACGCGGGACCACAGGGAGTCGGGCATGCGCGACCACACGGGTCAGTACCCCGGGTCCCGGGGGCAGTCCCCGGGGGACCACTTCCTCCCTGCTGTACTGCGCGCGCCCCTGGAGGCACGTAGCTGGCGCGAGCTCCTCTATGCCGTGCTGAGCCTGCCGCTGGCCACGGTGATGTTCGTCTTCTCGGTCACCATGACGTCCATGAGCGCCGGTCTGCTCATCACCTTCGTCGGGGTTCCGCTGCTCGCGGTCGGCCTGGCCGTCTGCCGGGGGTTCGGGGCGATGGAGCGGGCCCGGGCGCGCGGGCTGCTGAAGCTGGACGTGGCGGAGCCCGCCCGGGTGCGGGGGAAGACCGGCAGCCCGATGTCGTGGATGAGCGCCGTCCTCAAGAGCGGGGTCTCCTGGCGTCACCTTCTCTACACTCTGCTGCACTTTCCCTGGGCCGTGTTCACGTTCTCGGTGTCGGTGGTGTTCTGGGGGTACGGCCTGATGGCGCTGACGTACCCGCTGTGGCACTGGATCTTCCCGGTGTTCGTGGGGACCGACGGCATCCAGCTGTACGGGGACCGCACCCACACGCAGTACCTGGACTCCCCCCTCGAACTGGCGGCGACGGGTGCGGTGGGCCTGGTGCTGGTGCTGGTGGCCCCGTGGATCGTGCAGGGGCTGGTCTCGGTGGACCGGCTGATGGTGTCCGGTCTGCTGGGCCCGTCCTCGCTGTCCGCCCGGGTCACCGAGCTGGAGTCGGACCGGGGCGTGGTCGTGGACACCGCCGCCGCCGACCTGCGCCGTATAGAACGGGACCTCCACGACGGTGCGCAGGCCCGGCTCGTCGCCCTGGCCATGGATCTCGGCCTGGCGAAGGAGAAGCTCGCCGATGACCCGGAGGTGGCGGCGCGGATGGTGGAGGAGGCCCACGGAGAGGTGAAGGTCGCCCTCCAGGAACTGCGCGACCTCGCGCGCGGCATCCACCCCGCCGTCCTCACCGACCGCGGCCTCGACGCCGCACTCTCCGCCATCGCCTCACGCTGCACCGTCCCCGTCACGGTGGAGGTGGACCTGGACGCACGGCCCGCACAGGCCATCGAGGGCATCGCGTACTTCACCGTCTCGGAGCTCCTGCAGAACGTCAGCAAGCACGCGGGGGCGACCCGGGCCACGGTCGATGTGTGGCGTACGGCGGACCGCTTGATGCTCCAGGTCACCGACAACGGGCGGGGCGGCGCGGCGGTCTCGGCAGGCAGCGGTCTGGCCGGGCTGACGGAACGGCTGGACGCCGTGGACGGGGTCCTGGTGGTGGACTCCCCGGCAGGCGGCCCGACGACGGTCACCGCCGAACTGCCCTGGCGCGGCTGA
- a CDS encoding 2-oxoglutarate ferredoxin oxidoreductase subunit alpha — MTSQVSSAAEKADEANDAVLGGQRAPLSGTTGTTGGDGKEVRRLDRVIIRFAGDSGDGMQLTGDRFTSETASFGNDLSTLPNFPAEIRAPAGTLPGVSSFQLHFADHDILTPGDAPNVLVAMNPAALKANIDDVPRGAEIIVNTDEFTKRPMAKVGYATSPLEDGSLEAYNVHPVPLTTLTIEALKEFGLSRKEAERSKNMFALGLLSWMYHRPTEGTETFLRQKFAKKPEIAEANVAAFRAGWNFGETTEDFAVSYEVAPASQAFPTGTYRNISGNLALSYGLIAAGQLADLPLYLGSYPITPASDILHELSKHKNFGVRTFQAEDEIAGIGAALGAAFGGALGVTTTSGPGVALKSETIGLAVSLELPLLIIDIQRGGPSTGLPTKTEQADLLQAMYGRNGEAPVPIVAPQTPADCFDAAIDAARIALTYRTPVFLLSDGYLANGSEPWRIPETDSLPDLKTPFATGPNHTLADGTEVFWPYKRDPQTLARPWAVPGTPGLEHRIGGIEKQDGTGNISYDPANHDLMVRTRQAKVDNIAVPDLAVDDPAGARTLVLGWGSTYGPITAAVRRLRAAGQPIAQAHLRHLNPFPRNLGEVLKGYDKVVVPEMNLGQLAMLLRARYLVDAHSYNQVNGMPFKAEQLATALKEAIDA; from the coding sequence GTGACGAGCCAGGTCAGTAGCGCGGCAGAGAAGGCCGATGAGGCCAATGACGCCGTCCTCGGGGGTCAGCGCGCCCCCCTGTCAGGTACGACGGGAACGACCGGCGGCGACGGGAAAGAGGTCCGCCGCCTGGACCGGGTGATCATCCGCTTCGCGGGTGACTCGGGTGACGGGATGCAGCTCACAGGTGACCGGTTCACCTCGGAGACGGCCTCCTTCGGGAACGATCTGTCCACCCTGCCGAACTTCCCGGCCGAGATCCGGGCCCCCGCAGGCACTCTGCCCGGGGTTTCCTCTTTCCAGCTGCATTTTGCCGATCATGACATTCTCACCCCCGGCGACGCCCCCAACGTCCTGGTCGCGATGAACCCGGCCGCTCTGAAGGCCAATATCGACGACGTGCCGCGCGGCGCCGAGATCATTGTGAACACCGATGAGTTCACCAAGCGCCCGATGGCGAAGGTGGGCTATGCGACCAGCCCGCTGGAGGACGGCTCGCTGGAGGCGTACAACGTCCACCCGGTGCCGCTGACGACGCTGACGATCGAGGCGCTCAAGGAGTTCGGGCTCTCCCGCAAGGAGGCCGAGCGGTCGAAGAACATGTTCGCGCTCGGGCTGCTGTCGTGGATGTACCACCGGCCGACCGAGGGGACGGAGACGTTCCTGCGGCAGAAGTTCGCGAAGAAGCCGGAGATCGCCGAGGCGAACGTGGCGGCCTTCCGGGCGGGGTGGAATTTCGGTGAGACGACCGAGGACTTCGCCGTCAGTTACGAGGTCGCCCCGGCCTCCCAGGCGTTCCCCACCGGCACCTACCGCAATATCTCGGGGAACCTGGCCCTCTCCTACGGCCTGATCGCCGCCGGGCAGCTGGCGGACCTGCCGCTCTACCTGGGCTCGTACCCGATCACCCCGGCCTCGGACATCCTGCACGAGCTGTCCAAGCACAAGAACTTCGGTGTGCGGACCTTCCAGGCCGAGGACGAGATCGCCGGGATCGGGGCGGCGCTGGGCGCCGCGTTCGGCGGGGCGCTGGGCGTGACCACGACATCGGGGCCGGGGGTGGCGCTGAAGTCGGAGACGATCGGGCTCGCGGTCTCCCTGGAGCTGCCGCTGCTGATCATCGACATCCAGCGCGGCGGGCCCTCCACCGGCCTGCCGACCAAGACCGAGCAGGCCGACCTGCTCCAGGCGATGTACGGCAGGAACGGCGAGGCCCCGGTGCCGATCGTGGCCCCGCAGACCCCGGCCGACTGCTTCGACGCCGCGATCGACGCGGCCCGGATCGCCCTGACGTACCGGACCCCGGTCTTCCTGCTCTCCGACGGCTATCTGGCCAACGGTTCCGAGCCCTGGCGCATCCCGGAGACGGACAGCCTGCCCGACCTGAAGACCCCCTTCGCCACCGGCCCCAACCACACCCTGGCCGACGGCACCGAGGTGTTCTGGCCCTACAAGCGCGACCCGCAGACCCTGGCCCGCCCCTGGGCCGTCCCCGGCACCCCCGGCCTCGAACACCGCATCGGCGGCATCGAGAAGCAGGACGGTACGGGGAACATCTCCTACGACCCGGCCAACCACGACCTCATGGTCCGCACCCGGCAGGCGAAGGTCGACAACATCGCCGTCCCCGACCTCGCCGTCGACGACCCCGCGGGCGCCCGCACGCTGGTGCTCGGCTGGGGTTCGACGTACGGGCCGATCACCGCCGCCGTCCGCCGGCTGCGCGCCGCCGGGCAGCCGATCGCCCAGGCCCACCTGAGACACCTCAACCCCTTCCCGAGAAACCTCGGCGAGGTGCTGAAGGGGTACGACAAGGTCGTCGTCCCGGAGATGAACCTGGGCCAGCTCGCGATGCTGCTGCGGGCGAGGTATCTGGTGGACGCCCACAGCTACAACCAGGTCAACGGAATGCCGTTCAAGGCCGAGCAGCTCGCCACCGCCCTCAAGGAGGCCATCGATGCCTGA
- a CDS encoding histidine kinase: MTMSPSVPAPDELPPARFALDRWTWREIAHLLVNLPMAIVGFVHAILVIAVGVGLAVTVIGLPVLVVGLRGARRLGRLERGRARSLLGVRIEEPSPLTLGRREEGFFPRLWSGLKDPVGWRSLLYAFVRLPWGVLTFTVTLVSLFVLWPVLPFIARRLTAVDRAMVRGLLSRSDELERRIAELESDRGVVVDTAAADLRRIERDLHDGAQARLVALAMGLGLAKEKLTGDPEAAARMVEEAHGEVKVALQELRDLARGIHPAVLTDRGLDAALSAIASRCTVPVTVSVDLPGRPAEAIEGIAYFTVSELLQNVSKHSGARSASVEVWRTADRLMLQVRDDGSGGARIDGGTGMAGLAERLGAVDGLFVLDSPVGGPTTVTAELPWRDRAPAAGRVS, from the coding sequence ATGACCATGAGCCCTTCCGTACCGGCCCCCGACGAGCTGCCGCCCGCCCGCTTCGCCCTCGACCGGTGGACCTGGCGGGAGATCGCGCATCTGCTGGTCAACCTGCCGATGGCGATCGTCGGGTTCGTCCACGCGATCCTGGTGATCGCCGTCGGTGTGGGGCTCGCCGTCACCGTGATCGGGCTGCCGGTGCTCGTCGTCGGGCTGCGGGGCGCGCGGCGGCTGGGGCGGCTGGAGCGGGGCCGGGCACGGTCGTTGCTCGGGGTGCGGATCGAGGAGCCGAGTCCGCTGACGCTCGGTCGGCGTGAGGAGGGGTTCTTTCCCCGGCTCTGGTCGGGGCTGAAGGACCCGGTGGGCTGGCGTTCGCTGCTGTATGCGTTCGTCCGGCTGCCGTGGGGGGTGCTGACGTTCACGGTGACGCTGGTGAGCCTGTTCGTCCTGTGGCCGGTGCTCCCGTTCATCGCGCGGAGGCTGACGGCGGTTGACCGGGCGATGGTGCGGGGGCTGTTGTCGCGCTCGGACGAGCTGGAGCGGCGGATCGCGGAGCTGGAGTCGGACCGGGGCGTGGTCGTGGACACCGCCGCCGCCGATCTGCGCCGTATCGAGCGGGATCTCCACGACGGTGCGCAGGCCCGGCTCGTCGCCCTCGCGATGGGGTTGGGGCTGGCGAAGGAGAAGCTGACGGGCGATCCGGAGGCGGCGGCGCGGATGGTGGAGGAAGCCCACGGAGAGGTGAAGGTCGCTCTTCAGGAACTGCGCGACCTCGCGCGCGGCATCCACCCCGCCGTCCTCACCGACCGCGGCCTCGACGCCGCACTCTCCGCCATCGCCTCACGCTGCACCGTCCCCGTCACCGTGTCGGTGGATCTGCCGGGGCGTCCGGCGGAGGCGATCGAGGGCATCGCGTACTTCACGGTCTCGGAGCTCCTCCAGAACGTCAGCAAGCACAGCGGTGCCCGGTCGGCCTCCGTCGAGGTGTGGCGTACGGCGGACCGGCTGATGCTCCAGGTCAGGGACGACGGATCGGGCGGGGCCCGGATCGACGGCGGTACGGGGATGGCGGGGCTGGCCGAGCGGCTGGGGGCGGTGGACGGGCTGTTCGTCCTGGACTCCCCGGTGGGCGGCCCGACGACGGTTACCGCCGAGCTGCCCTGGCGCGACCGGGCTCCGGCGGCCGGCCGGGTGTCGTGA
- a CDS encoding transcriptional regulator — protein MCPSRLVLEHVTSRWGVLVLAALLERSYRFSELRRTIGGVSEKMLAQTLQTLERDGFVHRDAKPVIPPRVDYSLTPLGTEAAEQVWALARWTERRVDAVQAAREAYDEARA, from the coding sequence ATGTGCCCGTCCCGTCTGGTGCTGGAGCATGTGACGAGCCGCTGGGGCGTCCTGGTCCTGGCGGCCCTGCTGGAGCGCTCGTACCGCTTCAGCGAGCTGCGCCGCACGATCGGCGGGGTCAGCGAGAAGATGCTGGCCCAGACCCTTCAGACGCTGGAGCGTGACGGCTTCGTCCACCGGGACGCGAAGCCGGTGATCCCGCCCCGGGTGGACTACTCGCTGACCCCGCTCGGCACCGAGGCCGCCGAACAGGTGTGGGCGCTCGCCCGCTGGACCGAACGCCGGGTGGACGCGGTGCAGGCGGCACGCGAGGCGTACGACGAGGCCAGGGCCTGA
- a CDS encoding NAD(P)-dependent oxidoreductase, translating to MSIVVTGATGELGRLVIDELLATVPAGEIAAVVRNKEKAAALAARGVELRIADYDHPETLAGAFRPGDRVLLISGSEVGKRVAQHTAIIDAARAAGVAQLAYTGILGGPDADFLLADEHKATEQLILDAGLPYTFLRNGWYTENHTAHLAAALEHGAVVANAGEGRIASAARADYAAAAAAVVTGEGHLGKVYELSGDTAWSFAEFAALLSEATGKEIAYKNVPAAVHQEILVGAGLPEGFAAILTDVDEAVARGLLAGTSGDLARLIGRPTTPLATSVRAALKTDA from the coding sequence ATGAGCATCGTCGTCACCGGAGCAACCGGAGAACTCGGCCGCCTCGTCATCGATGAACTGCTGGCCACGGTCCCGGCCGGAGAGATCGCCGCGGTCGTCCGGAACAAGGAGAAGGCCGCCGCGCTCGCCGCCCGGGGCGTCGAGCTCCGTATCGCCGACTACGACCACCCCGAGACGCTCGCCGGAGCGTTCCGGCCCGGCGACCGGGTGCTGCTGATCTCCGGCAGCGAGGTGGGCAAGCGGGTCGCCCAGCACACCGCGATCATCGACGCGGCCAGGGCGGCGGGCGTGGCGCAGCTCGCGTACACGGGCATCCTGGGCGGGCCGGACGCGGACTTCCTGCTGGCCGACGAGCACAAGGCCACCGAGCAGCTGATCCTCGACGCCGGGCTGCCGTACACGTTCCTCCGCAACGGCTGGTACACGGAGAACCACACCGCCCACCTCGCCGCCGCCCTGGAGCACGGCGCGGTCGTCGCCAACGCGGGCGAGGGCAGGATCGCCTCCGCCGCCCGGGCCGACTACGCGGCCGCCGCCGCGGCCGTGGTGACCGGCGAGGGCCACCTCGGCAAGGTCTACGAGCTGAGCGGCGACACCGCCTGGTCGTTCGCCGAGTTCGCGGCCCTGCTGTCCGAGGCGACCGGCAAGGAGATCGCGTACAAGAACGTCCCGGCCGCCGTGCACCAGGAGATCCTGGTCGGCGCGGGCCTCCCCGAAGGGTTCGCCGCGATCCTCACCGACGTGGACGAGGCCGTCGCGCGCGGCCTGCTCGCGGGGACGAGCGGCGACCTGGCCCGGCTGATCGGCCGCCCGACCACGCCACTGGCCACCTCGGTACGCGCCGCCCTCAAGACCGACGCCTGA
- a CDS encoding DNA-binding response regulator produces the protein MRVVIAEDSVLLREGLTRLLTDLGHDVVAGVGDAEALLKTVADLDAEQALPDVVVADVRMPPTHTDEGVRAAVRLRKEYPGTGVLVLSQYVEERYATELLAGSSRGVGYLLKDRVAEVREFVDAVVRVARGGTALDPEVVAQLLGRSRKQDVLVGLTPREREVLGLMAEGRTNSAIARQLVVSDGAVEKHVSNIFQKLGLSPSDGDHRRVLAVLTYLNS, from the coding sequence GTGCGGGTAGTCATCGCCGAGGATTCGGTCCTGCTGCGGGAAGGTCTCACCCGTCTGCTCACCGATCTCGGGCACGACGTGGTCGCCGGGGTGGGGGACGCCGAGGCCCTGCTGAAGACCGTGGCGGACCTCGACGCGGAGCAGGCACTGCCCGATGTGGTGGTGGCCGATGTGCGGATGCCGCCGACCCACACCGACGAGGGCGTACGGGCGGCGGTGCGGCTGCGGAAGGAGTATCCGGGGACAGGGGTCCTGGTCCTCTCGCAGTACGTGGAGGAGCGGTACGCCACCGAGCTGCTGGCGGGCAGCAGCCGGGGCGTGGGGTATCTGCTGAAGGACCGGGTGGCCGAGGTCCGCGAGTTCGTCGACGCGGTCGTACGGGTGGCGCGCGGCGGGACGGCGCTGGACCCCGAGGTGGTGGCGCAGTTGCTGGGCCGCAGCCGCAAGCAGGACGTGCTGGTGGGGCTGACGCCGCGCGAGCGGGAGGTTCTAGGTCTGATGGCCGAGGGCCGGACGAACTCGGCGATCGCCCGGCAGCTCGTGGTGAGCGACGGGGCGGTGGAGAAGCACGTCAGCAATATCTTCCAGAAGCTGGGGCTCTCGCCCAGCGACGGGGACCACCGGCGCGTCCTCGCCGTACTCACCTATCTGAACTCCTAG
- a CDS encoding NADH-quinone oxidoreductase subunit A has translation MAYVPEVPHVAYVPVHQQTALASEYFQSYSVVGLLALVGVLFVAVAFGAGRLLRPVVPTPEKLLTYECGVDPVGEGWAHTQVRYYVYAFLYVIFAVDSIFLFPWATVFAAPGYGATTLVEMFVFLGFLAVGLLYAWKKGVLAWA, from the coding sequence ATGGCGTACGTGCCGGAAGTGCCGCACGTGGCGTACGTGCCGGTCCACCAACAGACCGCCCTCGCGTCGGAGTACTTCCAGAGCTACTCGGTGGTGGGCCTGCTCGCCCTGGTCGGCGTTCTGTTCGTGGCCGTCGCGTTCGGGGCGGGACGGCTCCTGCGCCCCGTGGTCCCCACCCCGGAGAAGCTGCTCACGTACGAGTGCGGTGTCGACCCCGTCGGCGAGGGCTGGGCCCACACCCAGGTCCGCTACTACGTCTACGCCTTCCTTTACGTCATCTTCGCCGTCGACTCCATCTTTCTGTTCCCGTGGGCGACGGTCTTCGCGGCACCCGGGTACGGCGCGACCACGCTGGTGGAAATGTTCGTCTTCCTCGGCTTCCTCGCCGTGGGACTGCTCTACGCATGGAAGAAGGGCGTCCTCGCATGGGCCTGA
- a CDS encoding NADH-quinone oxidoreductase subunit B, which yields MGLTSRPTPEEQQPDPVSPADARTAAAEPEPVLLPEPKRLGLLSRLAPEPMKVVLNWGRRYSLWVFNFGLACCAIEFIAASMARHDFIRLGVIPFAPGPRQADLMIVSGTVTDKMAPAVKRLYEQMPEPKYVVSFGACSNCGGPYWDSYSVTKGVDQIIPVDVYVPGCPPRPEALLQGILKLQEKIARESLAERYAPGADPSPTVSGPSGGTPSTAALRSGLVTAPTPPGAARGKGPEEEQR from the coding sequence ATGGGCCTGACGAGCCGGCCGACTCCTGAGGAGCAGCAGCCCGATCCGGTGTCTCCGGCCGACGCGCGGACGGCGGCGGCCGAGCCCGAACCGGTGCTCCTCCCGGAACCGAAGCGCCTCGGCCTCCTCTCCCGGCTCGCGCCCGAACCGATGAAGGTCGTCCTCAACTGGGGCCGCCGCTACAGCCTCTGGGTCTTCAACTTCGGACTCGCCTGCTGCGCCATCGAGTTCATCGCCGCCTCCATGGCACGCCACGACTTCATCCGCCTCGGCGTGATCCCCTTCGCGCCCGGCCCCCGCCAGGCGGACCTGATGATCGTCTCCGGCACGGTGACGGACAAGATGGCGCCCGCCGTGAAGCGCCTGTACGAGCAGATGCCCGAACCGAAGTACGTCGTCTCCTTCGGCGCCTGCTCCAACTGCGGCGGCCCCTACTGGGACTCGTACTCCGTCACCAAGGGCGTCGACCAGATCATCCCCGTGGATGTGTACGTACCCGGGTGCCCGCCCCGGCCCGAGGCGCTGCTCCAGGGCATTCTCAAGCTCCAGGAGAAGATCGCGCGCGAGTCCCTGGCGGAGCGGTACGCGCCCGGGGCCGACCCTTCGCCGACGGTCTCCGGCCCCTCCGGCGGAACCCCGTCAACGGCGGCGCTGCGCAGCGGCCTTGTCACCGCCCCGACGCCCCCGGGGGCGGCCCGGGGGAAGGGACCGGAGGAGGAGCAGCGGTGA
- a CDS encoding EamA family transporter translates to MKGKNEQRAGLLYGVGAYGMWGLVPLFWPLLQPSGAVEILAHRMVWSLAVVGVALLVIRRWAWIGELVRDPRKLGLIALAAVTIGVNWGLYIWAVNNSHVVEASLGYFINPLVTIAMGVLLLGERLRPVQWIAVAIGLAAVLVLAIGYGRPPWISLVLAFSFATYGLVKKKVNMGGLESLAAETAVLFLPALGFLLWLAATGASTFTAGPAGLGHGALLAATGIVTAVPLICFGAAAIRVPLSTLGLLQYLAPVFQFALGILYFREAMPPERWAGFALVWLALSLLTWDALRNARRNRALAAELLATATAAPAPVTPDQGRHGVDAVR, encoded by the coding sequence GTGAAGGGGAAGAACGAACAGCGGGCCGGCCTGCTGTACGGAGTCGGTGCGTACGGGATGTGGGGCCTCGTGCCCCTCTTCTGGCCGCTGCTCCAGCCGTCCGGGGCGGTCGAGATCCTCGCCCACCGGATGGTCTGGTCCCTGGCCGTCGTCGGGGTGGCCCTGCTCGTGATCCGGCGCTGGGCCTGGATCGGCGAGCTGGTCCGCGATCCGCGCAAGCTGGGCCTCATAGCGTTGGCGGCGGTGACCATCGGCGTCAACTGGGGCCTCTACATCTGGGCCGTCAACAACAGCCACGTCGTCGAGGCATCGCTCGGCTACTTCATCAACCCGCTGGTCACCATCGCCATGGGCGTCCTCCTGCTCGGCGAGCGGCTCCGCCCGGTCCAGTGGATCGCGGTCGCCATCGGCCTGGCCGCCGTACTCGTCCTCGCGATCGGTTACGGGCGTCCGCCGTGGATCTCCCTGGTCCTGGCGTTCTCCTTCGCCACGTACGGCCTGGTGAAGAAGAAGGTCAACATGGGCGGCCTGGAGTCGCTGGCCGCCGAGACCGCCGTCCTCTTCCTGCCCGCGCTCGGCTTCCTGCTCTGGCTGGCGGCCACCGGCGCGTCCACGTTCACCGCCGGGCCCGCGGGCCTGGGCCACGGGGCGCTGCTCGCCGCGACGGGCATCGTCACGGCGGTCCCGCTGATCTGCTTCGGGGCGGCGGCGATCCGGGTACCGCTCTCGACGCTGGGGCTGCTCCAGTACCTGGCGCCGGTCTTCCAGTTCGCCCTCGGCATCCTCTACTTCCGCGAGGCGATGCCGCCCGAGCGGTGGGCCGGGTTCGCGCTGGTGTGGCTGGCCCTGTCCCTCCTGACCTGGGACGCCCTGCGCAACGCCCGCCGCAACCGGGCCCTGGCGGCGGAACTGCTGGCGACCGCCACGGCGGCCCCCGCGCCCGTCACCCCGGATCAGGGCCGCCATGGTGTGGACGCGGTCCGATAA